The Glycine soja cultivar W05 chromosome 8, ASM419377v2, whole genome shotgun sequence genome has a window encoding:
- the LOC114423817 gene encoding probable WRKY transcription factor 13 isoform X2, with protein sequence MSTTSHPIVHHSLFDEQDQIPTQMGFFSFPTNLTFPPLGCHQSSLKAFSSIAPSSLAISQQDSASNLTAETLFSTTAQKSREDLTSSFGGGQFLSLHRSSVNPWALGEVAECFSSKRSGFDDHHFRISAMKMKKIKARRKVREPRFCFKTMSDVDVLDDGYKWRKYGQKVVKNTQHPSYYRCTQDNCRVKKRVERLAEDPRMVITTYEGRHVHSPSNDLEDSQTPSQLDSFLLW encoded by the exons ATGTCAACAACTTCCCATCCCATTGTTCACCACAGCTTATTCGATGAGCAGGACCAGATACCTACACAGATGGGTTTCTTTTCCTTTCCAACAAACCTTACTTTCCCTCCTTTGGGCTGCCATCAATCCTCTTTGAAAGCCTTTAGTTCCATAGCACCTTCTTCACTTGCTATATCTCAACAAGATTCTGCATCAAATCTAACAGCAGAAACCCTATTCTCAACCACTGCTCAAAAGTCAAGAGAAGACCTCACTTCTAGCTTTGGAGGAGGTCAATTCCTATCCTTGCATAGATCAAGTGTAAATCCATG GGCATTGGGAGAAGTGGCTGAATGCTTCAGCAGTAAAAGAAGTGGATTTGATGATCATCATTTCCGAATTTCAGCcatgaagatgaagaaaatcaaggcaagaaggaaggtgaGAGAGCCTAGGTTTTGCTTCAAGACCATGAGCGATGTGGATGTATTGGACGATGGCTACAAGTGGAGGAAGTACGGACAGAAAGTTGTGAAGAACACGCAGCACCCCAG CTATTACCGTTGCACACAAGATAATTGTCGTGTAAAGAAACGCGTGGAACGCTTAGCCGAGGATCCAAGGATGGTGATAACCACATATGAAGGGAGACATGTTCACTCTCCATCAAATGATCTCGAAGACTCTCAAACTCCATCTCAACTTGATAGCTTCTTATTATGGTAG
- the LOC114423817 gene encoding probable WRKY transcription factor 13 isoform X1: MSTTSHPIVHHSLFDEQDQIPTQMGFFSFPTNLTFPPLGCHQSSLKAFSSIAPSSLAISQQDSASNLTAETLFSTTAQKSREDLTSSFGGGQFLSLHRSSVNPWALGEVAECFSSKRSGFDDHHFRISAMKMKKIKARRKVREPRFCFKTMSDVDVLDDGYKWRKYGQKVVKNTQHPRSYYRCTQDNCRVKKRVERLAEDPRMVITTYEGRHVHSPSNDLEDSQTPSQLDSFLLW, translated from the exons ATGTCAACAACTTCCCATCCCATTGTTCACCACAGCTTATTCGATGAGCAGGACCAGATACCTACACAGATGGGTTTCTTTTCCTTTCCAACAAACCTTACTTTCCCTCCTTTGGGCTGCCATCAATCCTCTTTGAAAGCCTTTAGTTCCATAGCACCTTCTTCACTTGCTATATCTCAACAAGATTCTGCATCAAATCTAACAGCAGAAACCCTATTCTCAACCACTGCTCAAAAGTCAAGAGAAGACCTCACTTCTAGCTTTGGAGGAGGTCAATTCCTATCCTTGCATAGATCAAGTGTAAATCCATG GGCATTGGGAGAAGTGGCTGAATGCTTCAGCAGTAAAAGAAGTGGATTTGATGATCATCATTTCCGAATTTCAGCcatgaagatgaagaaaatcaaggcaagaaggaaggtgaGAGAGCCTAGGTTTTGCTTCAAGACCATGAGCGATGTGGATGTATTGGACGATGGCTACAAGTGGAGGAAGTACGGACAGAAAGTTGTGAAGAACACGCAGCACCCCAG AAGCTATTACCGTTGCACACAAGATAATTGTCGTGTAAAGAAACGCGTGGAACGCTTAGCCGAGGATCCAAGGATGGTGATAACCACATATGAAGGGAGACATGTTCACTCTCCATCAAATGATCTCGAAGACTCTCAAACTCCATCTCAACTTGATAGCTTCTTATTATGGTAG